The following are from one region of the Rhipicephalus microplus isolate Deutch F79 chromosome 1, USDA_Rmic, whole genome shotgun sequence genome:
- the LOC119166349 gene encoding uncharacterized protein LOC119166349 translates to MVARTSHGTRFACIEPAQRRQPCQRASKKDDGLDPRTPALWPILLPASEVLSLCQKRDLVCRETNPFKAIMAMNGDSMQDFVITPPMHLMDFCSMPVQYECVVAPMPTPYGPPSDTSQMDASPPPSFPPPNPVVGPAHNTRSKRASMGSYMRPQCYVCGKKFEHPVHLRRHMELHAPFTGEGHSMASGDDDKIPPLPLLPDAPPPPPPRAPSRRSSSGRGSHQGTLHSCYICTKKFKQVGHLNNHVRLHTGEKPYECQVCKKKFTQSGHLLSHTRMHTNQRPYECKYCNKSFTQSGHLNNHERLHSGERPYQCTVCSKRFTQSGHLSNHMRLHSGERPFECQVCTKTFTQSGHLNNHMRLHTGGRPHACPVCQKRFTQTGHLSNHMRMHTGERPYDCLICDKAFAQSGHLASHLRSHQGLTLGASSTSCTGRLGGIPPPPRPAPHIIKLTPAGQEEEQEQQDEKNKPKEEQPQQMLPDLSKNEPLDDTQHSGGWNPSGQSTGIQMACRTSVALPQESMPILEPALASMIDKQQAGIPSNVPNDVVVVETHASLPHKMQVEAHKVPRQHGRLAMQPREVANMQARMEMAMRANIPAEMQNRVQAELDPHLGCPLDLTQDLRYHLESDPPLYPQYNSDTDSDDSDDSVTVTDPQTLYDMMSMSSTSLGT, encoded by the exons ACACCTGCTCTCTGGCCGATTCTTCTTCCGGCAAGTGAAGTCTTGTCCTTGTGCCAGAAGCGGGACTTGGTCTGCCGGGAGACCAATCCGTTCAAAGCAATCATGGCTATGAATGGCGACAGCATGCAG GACTTTGTAATCACACCACCAATGCACCTGATGGACTTCTGCTCAATGCCCGTGCAATACGAGTGCGTGGTAGCACCTATGCCCACACCTTATGGGCCTCCGTCTGACACCTCTCAAATGGATGCGTCACCACCACCTTCGTTTCCACCTCCAAATCCTGTGGTAGGGCCAGCGCACAACACACGCTCCAAGCGGGCTTCCATGGGGTCATACATGCGGCCCCAGTGCTATGTCTGTGGCAAGAAGTTCGAGCACCCCGTGCACCTGCGTAGACACATGGAGCTCCATGCCCCATTCACGGGGGAGGGCCATTCAATGGCCTCTGGAGACGACGACAAGATTCCACCGCTGCCGCTGTTGCCCGacgcaccaccaccacccccaccgcgAGCGCCATCTCGTCGGAGCTCATCAGGCCGGGGCTCCCATCAGGGAACACTGCACTCCTGCTACATATGCACCAAGAAGTTTAAACAG GTGGGCCACCTGAACAACCACGTGCGACTCCACACGGGCGAGAAGCCCTATGAGTGCCAGGTGTGCAAGAAGAAGTTCACGCAGAGTGGCCACCTGTTGAgccacacacgcatgcacaccaATCAGAGGCCGTACGAGTGCAAGTACTGCAACAAGAGCTTCACCCAGAGTGGCCACCTGAACAACCACGAGAGGCTGCACTCGGGCGAGCGGCCCTACCAGTGCACCGTCTGCTCCAAGCGGTTCACCCAGAGTGGCCACCTGTCCAACCACATGCGCCTCCACTCGGGTGAACGCCCTTTCGAGTGCCAG GTGTGCACCAAGACCTTCACTCAGAGTGGGCACCTGAACAACCACATGCGCCTTCACACTGGTGGACGCCCGCACGCATGCCCGGTGTGCCAGAAGCGCTTCACCCAGACGGGCCACCTGAGCAACCACATGCGCATGCACACGGGCGAGCGCCCTTATGACTGCCTCATTTGTGACAAGGCCTTCGCTCAGAGTGGACACTTGGCCAGCCACCTGCGCTCGCACCAAG GTCTCACCCTTGGTGCATCGAGCACATCCTGCACGGGACGACTAGGCGGCATTCCACCTCCGCCGCGGCCAGCACCGCACATAATCAAGTTGACTCCCGCCGGTCAGGAAGAGGAACAAGAACAACAGGATGAGAAAAACAAACCCAAAGAAgagcaaccgcagcagatgttGCCAGATTTGTCCAAAAATGAGCCTTTAGACGACACCCAGCACAGCGGAGGCTGGAACCCCAGCGGACAGAGTACAGGCATACAGATGGCCTGCAGGACTTCAGTGGCACTGCCGCAGGAGAGCATGCCAATCTTGGAGCCAGCATTGGCTTCCATGATTGATAAGCAGCAAGCCGGGATACCAAGTAACGTGCCGAACGACGTGGTGGTGGTGGAAACGCATGCCAGTTTGCCACACAAGATGCAAGTCGAGGCTCACAAGGTTCCCCGCCAACACGGCAGGCTGGCCATGCAGCCTCGAGAAGTCGCAAACATGCAAGCGCGCATGGAAATGGCCATGCGTGCAAACATCCCAGCTGAAATGCAGAACAGAGTGCAGGCGGAGTTGGACCCGCACCTAGGCTGCCCACTAGACCTGACACAAGACCTGAGGTACCACTTAGAGTCTGATCCGCCTCTCTACCCACAATACAACTCGGACACAGACAGTGACGACAGTGACGACAGTGTCACGGTGACAGATCCACAGACCCTCTATGACATGATGAGCATGTCTAGCACCAGCCTAGGAACTTGA